CGGTGCGTCGGGATCCTCGTTGAGGATACGGGCCGCGTAGTAGCTGTTCCCGAGTGCGACGATCGGGTCGTCGTCGCCGCCCCGGTTGACGGCTTCGGCCTGGTCGGAGCCGCCGGTAAAGATCTCGGCGTTCTGGTCGTCGGCCATCGCCTGGACCCACTCGCGGGTCTCTTCTTCACCCTCGAGTTCGACCATCGCCTGGATGAACCCGCGGAAGGTTCCGGAGTTGGGTCGGGTCGAGATGATGTCTTCGAATCGGTCGTCGTGGGCGTACTCCATAATGTCGGTCGGCAGCTCGTCCCAGCTGTCGAACGGCGTCTCGTCGAGCCGGTCGCTGTTGTACTGGATCGAACGGGTTCGTCCAGTGACGCCGGTCCAGTAGCCGTCGTTGTGCTGGTAGCTGCCGGGGACCGCGTCGACGACGTCGTCCGGAAGCGGCTGGAGGACGTCGTTGTTGTACAGTTCGTTCAGTGCACCCGGGTCCTGGGAATACATCAGGTCTGCCGGATGCGTTTCTTCCTCGAGGATCTGGTTGACCTGGACGTCGTTGTCGTCGTAGTCGGTGCTGACGGTGAAGTCGTCGTACTCGTCTTCCAGTGCCTGAAAGACGGGGTCGATCTGGTCGGGCGTTCGTCCCGAGTAGACGGTGATTTCGCCCTCGAGGTCGCCGAGGTCGTCCCACGAGACTGCGGTCGAGCCAATCGACTGTGCCATCGGTTCGACGTCAGCGATCGGTGTGCTGTCGCCGCTGTCGCCGAGACAGCCTGCGAGTCCCGAGATACCGGCGACGGAAACGCCCGTGGCGGCGAGGAATCGTCGTCGGCCGATCGTCGACTGCTGCGTCGAACTGCTGTCGCGCTGTTGCATATCTAGTTTTAGGCTGACCTAAAATACATATAGCTTCCGATTGTTGCCGGAGATACAGGAGTAAAACGGACGCACTACGGCCTATTCGTGCAAGCCACCGTTGGTTTCGGGTGGCCTAAACTCTCAGCAATATCTTTTTAGGCCACCCTAAAGAGACTGTCGGTCCTTCCAGTCGCGTCGGAAGCCGAACCCGTTTTGCGGTCGGAGGACGACCCTGTGTGTATGAGCGTGCGTGAAGAGTTCGACGAGTGGGCCGAAGCGGGCAAGGACAAGGGTATGGAAGAACGCCACTGGCACACGGCGAAACACGCGCTCGCGCGCATGCCAGTCGAGGAAGGCGACACGATTCTCGACCTGGGAACCGGATCGGGATACGCGCTGCGAGCACTCCGAGAAACGGCGAACACGGGTCCGTCGTACGGACTCGACGGCTCACCCGAGATGGTCCGAAACGCTCGCGACTACACCGACGAGGACGACATCGAGTACGTCTGTGGCGACTTCGACGACCTCCCGTTCGAAGACGACTCGATCGACCACGTCTGGACGATGGAGGCGTTCTATTACGCCGCCAATCCCCACAACACCCTCGAGGAAATCGCCCGCATCCTCCGACCGGGCGGGACCTTCTACTGTGCGGTCAACTACTACGAGGAGAACGTCCACTCCCACGAGTGGCAGGAGAAGATTTCCGTCGAGATGACCCGCTGGGATCGCGAGCAGTACCGCGAAGCGTTCCGGGAAGCCGGCCTTCACGTCGCCGAACAGGACAACATCCCGGACCTCGAGATCACGATCCCGGGCGAAGCCGAGTTTCCGACGGAAGACTGGGACACCCGCGAGGAGATGGTCGAACGCTACCGCGAGTACGGCACGCTGTTGACGGTCGGCGTCGCCCCCTAATTTCGACTCGAGACAGCCGTTCTCGGTTCGATACCTCGCTAGGGAGCCGACTCTGGCGTCTCGGATCGTTCGTCGGCTCGTTTTCGCTGTCCCCAGAACCCCTCGCCTTTCGTCACTTCGAGGTCGCCGAGCACTTCGGTCTGGCAGGACAGTCGCAGTCCCTCACGGCCCCGTAGTGGCGGCATCGAGAGCCGTCGCCGTTCGGCCGGCGTCGGTTCACCGACCTCGCCTTCGACTCGAACGGCACAGGTACCACAGGTCGCGTGACCGCCACAGTTGATCCTGTCAGCCATCCCGTTGTGTGGTGACAGCCCCGCGTCTAGCAGTACGTCCCGGAGGTTCGCGCCGCGTTCGCACTCGATCCGCTCGCCGTCGTACTCTATCGTCAGCATACACTGTCCTACGATACCAGAGAACAAAGAGCTGCAGGGGCTCTACTCGAACCGTTCCCCGGCCGGAATCGTCACCTCGAGCCAGTTCTCTTCCGGCGGCAGCGGACAGTCGAACGTCTCGCTGTAGGCACAGAAGGGCGTGTACGCGAGGTTGAAGTCGACGACGAGTTCGTCTCCATCCGCGAGTTCGCGGTCGGACGCCAGTTCCATGTACCGACCGCCCTGGTAGGTCTGCTGGCCCGTCGTCTTGTCCCGGAACGGGACGAAAAGCGGCTCCGGCTGCTCGCTGCCGGGTCGTTCCTGCTGGTAGGCCGCCAACTCGTACGTGCCGTCCTCGAGGTCGTCGTCCTCACGCTCGAGGTCGAAGGTAAGCGTGACGGTCCGGAGATAGCGCATCTCTCGGCCCGTCGTCGTGTCCATCAGGACGACTTCGGGGTCGTCGTGGACCGTCGCGGTCGCGGTCACGCGGTAGTCGGCATCCGGATCGAAGTAATCGAGTCCGTCGAACCCGTCGCGCTCCTCGGGCGGAATCGGCGACTGTGGGTGCTCGCCAAAGAAACCGTCTTTCTCCTCGCGTTTCGACTCGAGTTCCGCGCGCCACTGATCGACGTCGAAATCGGCGTCCGTCTCGCTCATACCGTCGTTTGGCGGCCCACACTCGAGTGCGTTGCGTTCGCTGATTCGATCGGACTCCCCGCGAGCTAAATGCTCGGTGCTATTGCGCTGGCGACGAACAGGTCCGCGAGAAACAGGACGAACGCGAAAAAACCGTCGAACTGGTGGTCTTCGGACTGATGCGTAGACGTAGGCTGCCAGTGCGAGAACCATACCTGTGATTTCGTGTATTTCAACTACTATGTTTCTGTAGCGCGAGTCGTCCGCCACCGTTCACTCGCTGAGAGCAGGGCGAACCCACTTCCCTGCCCTTCGGCTATCGACGACCATGTGGCCCTGGGAACACGCGATCGTCGGCTACCTCGCGTACTCGCTGTTCTGTCACGCCTACTACCGCGAGTCGCCGGGCGGCCTCGAGGCGTTCGCAGTCGTCTTCGCCTCCGTTCTCCCCGATATCATCGACAAACCACTGGCCTGGGAGTACGGCGTCTTCGAGACCGGATACGCGCTCGGTCACTCGATCTTCTTCGCGATCCCGCTGGCGATCGTCGTCGGCTTTCTCGCGCGCTCGTGGGGCCGAACGCGTACAGGAGTTGCCTTCGGCCTAGGCTATCTGCTTCACCTGCCGGCAGACGTCGTCGACGGCTACGTCAGGGGTGGCGAGCTCGAGTGGGGGATCGTCCTCTGGCCGGTCGCGCCGGTCGAGACACCCCCGACGCACACTCACGAAGGGTTTCTCGCCGAGTTCACGCGGTTGTTCGCCGGCTATTTCGACCAACTTCTTGCCGGCGACCTCTCGACGTATCTGTGGCTCCAGGTCGGGATCGCCGTCCTGACGGCTCTCCTGTGGGTCTACGACGGCGTGCCTGTCGTGCGCGAGTGTCTGCTGTGGGCTAAACGAGTGCTGTCGTCGGTCGGGGCGGCTATTCGTGGACTGACGAACTCCCAGCGACGATAACCAGTTCACTCGCCCGCGTCGCCTTCGATCGTCAACACGCCGTTGTGAACGGTCACGTCGTTCGCCGTCGCCGGAAGATCGAACTCGAGTTGTCGGTCGCCCGCGACGACGATGACTCTCGAGTCGAGGACGTCGATCGAGACGCCGTCGTCGGTCGCCACGTTCTGTCCGAAGTCGACGACGACGAGGTCCTCGCGGTCGTCGTACTCGAAACTGCGGACGAGCGAATCCTGACCGTCGGCTTCTCGAAGTGGTTCTGGTACGTTCACGTTCGTCTCGAGGGATGGATGACCGGTAAGGGGTCGGCCAGCAACGGCCTGCCGCCGTGGTCTGGGACGCAACGCTTATTCGTTCCCACGAAATCTACTCAGCCATGTTACACTACGACTGTTCACCGACGTTGGAGGTGCCGTCGACGCCGTGAACGATCGTCGACCGCTTCTCGTCTTTCTCGGGTCTCTCGTGGCGCTCTCTGGTGGTTTCGTCGCTATCTCGTGGCTCGCCGACGTCAGTATGCTCGTACTCTTGCCCGCGTACATGTTCACGCCGATGCTCGCCGGAATCGTCACCTGCATCGCTGGTGGCCCGTCGTTCGAGGCGGCAGGGCTCCGGTTTCCCCACGGACGCTTTCGCTGGCTCGCGGTCGCCGCGGCCGTTCCGATCCTCCTCGTGTTGGTCGGGACGGCGATCGCACTCGCGATTCCGGGCGTCGAGTTCGTCCCCGACGCGAACCCGCTGACCGGCGAGGGGACCGAGTTCGCCGAGACCCAGACACAGGACGGTGAGGCTGCCGCTGGACCGGACCTTCCCGGCTGGCCCTGGAACCTGCTGATTACGATCGTCGCCGCACTCGTCTTCGGCGTGACGATCAACGCCGTCCTCGCGTTCGGCGAGGAGTTCGGCTGGCGCGGCGTCCTCCTGACCGAACTCGCACCGTTTGGCTTCTGGGGTGCCTCGGCGATCATCGGCGTACTCTGGGGTCTCTGGCACGCGCCGGGGATCCTCGAGGGATACAACTACCCGAACTACCCCGTCGTCGGCGCCGGAGTGATGACCCTCGCCTGCCTCGCGATGTCGCCGGTCTACACGTACGTCACGATGCAAGCGAAGTCGGTGCTCGCGCCGACGATCCTGCACGGGACGTTCAACGGCTTCGCGGCGACGATGCTGGTCTTCGCACAGGGTGGCCACGAACTCCTCGTTAACTCCGTCGGCGGAATGGGGATTCTGGCCTTCGGCCTCGCTGCAGTCGTGATCGCCGTTCGCGGTGCGCCCGATCTCGAGCGGGAGTGGGCGCTCCCTGACGAAGGTACTGCGGGCGAAGGCGAAACTAGAGATCGAGATTCAGGCCCGCTCGAGGCGTCGCCACCCGAGGAGTGAGAACTGCGCGGGTTTATCACCGAAGCCGCGACGAGTTCGGTCCGTCAACGCTATGGACGACCGGAGAGGAGTACTGACAGCATGACGGACTGGCGCCCGATCTTCGGCCACGACGAGCCCTACGACGAACAGGTCGACGGGATCGAGACGGCCATCCAAACCGCCCGCGAGGGCGGCTACACCGTCGTCGAGGGAGCCTGTGGCACCGGGAAGACGATGCTCGCGCTCACGGCTGGGATCGACCTCGTGCGCGACCCCGACAGCGACTACGAGCGCGTGTTCGTCCTCACGAGCGTCAAGCAACAGCTGCGCCAGTTCGAAGAAGATCTGGAGACGATAAACGAGAACCTGCCCGACGACTGGCAGCCCGTCTCGGGGCTCACGCTGGTCGGCAAGGCCGACGTCTGTCCGTACAACCGCGAGGGCGCGGCGGGGATCGACGACGGCAACGTCTACGACCGCTGTGAGACGCTGCGGGATCGGACCCGAGACCTCGTGGGAGAGGGTGGCGAGACGACCGCGGGGACCCTGGCCGCACGCGCCCGCAGCCAGCAGATCGGACTCGCCGACAGCGGGAGTTCGACCAGCAGCAACTTTCTCGAGACGGCCGGCGAACCAACGCCGTACCCGCCCGACATGCCGGCATACAGCGACGGCGGACCGGTGAGTGCCGAAACCGAGTACTGTCCGTTCTACGCACAGTATCTCGAGGATCTGCCCGACGGCGAAGACGGCGACCCGGCCGAGGCCGTCCCCTACGACTTCACCGAGGCCGGAATGGTCACGCCCGAGGATCTCGTGGCCCGTGCAGCCCGGAACGGTACCTGCCCGCACTCGGTGATGGGCGCGGTGCTGGGGCAGGTCGAGGTCGTCGTCGGCAACTACTACCACGCGTTCGATCCCCGGACGACCGGCTCCTTTACGGGTGCCTTGCTCGACGACTCGACGTTCGTCGTCTGCGACGAGGCGCACATGCTCGAGCCTCGCGTTCGCGACCTGGTCAGCGACGGTGTCGCCGACCGGACGCTTCGGGACGCCGAGACCGAACTCTCGCGAGTCATCCAGCCGGTCAAGTTCGAACGCGAGGGCCGGAACGCCCAGGGTGGGTCGAAGACCGCCGACGCCGACCTCGTACGCGCCGAACTGAACGACAGCGACGTCTCCTACGAGGAACTGAACCGTACCCTCGAGTTCGTCCAGGATCTCCGCGTGGAACTCGACCGCAGAGTAACTGCCCACCTCGACCGGAACCACAGGGGGTGGGAGTCGAACCTGACGGATCTCGAAGACGAGGAGATCCCTCTCCGTGATCCTGCCGAACCTGCCGAAGACGAGATCACAGAGTGGGCTCGCGAGGCCGGCTACGGCGACGTCGAGTGGGTCCGCGCCGAGTCCGTCGGTGCCGTCGTCGCTCGCATTCTGAACGAGGCCGAAGACGAAGAACGAACCCGTGCCGCGCCAGCGGTCGGCCGCGTGCTCGGCGAGTGGTATCGCTGCGACCACACCGACTACTTCCGGGAGATCGAACTCGAGCGCACCTGGGACGACACCGAACCCGCCGACTCCTGGCGACGGGCCTACAACGCTCGCCTCGCACTGCACAACTGCGTCCCCAGTGACGCCATCGGTGAGCGACTCGGGACTTTCGGCGGCGGCGTGTTGATGAGTGCGACGCTCGAGCCGATGGCGGCGTTTACCGAGGTGACGGGCCTCGAGTACCTCGAGCGCGAGGCAGACAGACCGGTCGTCGAACGTCGGTACGGACTGCACTTCCCCGAGGAGAACCGCGAGAGCTTCGCGGTCGCCGCGCCAAAGTACACGTACGATAACCGCGGGCGTCCGGGAGAGGAGAATCAGACCAGAACGCACTACGCCGATGCCGTCTCGCAGGTTGCCGGCCTCCCCGGAAACGTTCTCGTCGGCATGCCGAGTTACGCCGAGGCCGAGTGGATCGCCGGCGAACTCGAGGAACGGGTCGACAAACCCGTTCTGCTGGATGCCTCGAGCGACGACGAGACCACCCAGTCGCTGAAATCCGAGTTCTTCGCGGGCGAGGGGAAGGTACTCGTGACGAGTCTCCGGGGAACGCTGACGGAGGGCGTCGACTACAGCGGCGACCGCCTTTCGGCCGCCGTGGTCTGTGGCGTTCCGATCGTCAACACCTCGAGTCCGCGGACGAAGGCCGTCAGGCGAGCCTACGACGACGCCTTTGGCGACGGCTTCGAGTACGCGCTGACGATTC
This portion of the Natronobacterium texcoconense genome encodes:
- a CDS encoding class I SAM-dependent methyltransferase — protein: MSVREEFDEWAEAGKDKGMEERHWHTAKHALARMPVEEGDTILDLGTGSGYALRALRETANTGPSYGLDGSPEMVRNARDYTDEDDIEYVCGDFDDLPFEDDSIDHVWTMEAFYYAANPHNTLEEIARILRPGGTFYCAVNYYEENVHSHEWQEKISVEMTRWDREQYREAFREAGLHVAEQDNIPDLEITIPGEAEFPTEDWDTREEMVERYREYGTLLTVGVAP
- a CDS encoding DUF1684 domain-containing protein, whose amino-acid sequence is MSETDADFDVDQWRAELESKREEKDGFFGEHPQSPIPPEERDGFDGLDYFDPDADYRVTATATVHDDPEVVLMDTTTGREMRYLRTVTLTFDLEREDDDLEDGTYELAAYQQERPGSEQPEPLFVPFRDKTTGQQTYQGGRYMELASDRELADGDELVVDFNLAYTPFCAYSETFDCPLPPEENWLEVTIPAGERFE
- a CDS encoding CPBP family intramembrane glutamic endopeptidase; translation: MNDRRPLLVFLGSLVALSGGFVAISWLADVSMLVLLPAYMFTPMLAGIVTCIAGGPSFEAAGLRFPHGRFRWLAVAAAVPILLVLVGTAIALAIPGVEFVPDANPLTGEGTEFAETQTQDGEAAAGPDLPGWPWNLLITIVAALVFGVTINAVLAFGEEFGWRGVLLTELAPFGFWGASAIIGVLWGLWHAPGILEGYNYPNYPVVGAGVMTLACLAMSPVYTYVTMQAKSVLAPTILHGTFNGFAATMLVFAQGGHELLVNSVGGMGILAFGLAAVVIAVRGAPDLEREWALPDEGTAGEGETRDRDSGPLEASPPEE
- a CDS encoding ATP-dependent DNA helicase, with protein sequence MTDWRPIFGHDEPYDEQVDGIETAIQTAREGGYTVVEGACGTGKTMLALTAGIDLVRDPDSDYERVFVLTSVKQQLRQFEEDLETINENLPDDWQPVSGLTLVGKADVCPYNREGAAGIDDGNVYDRCETLRDRTRDLVGEGGETTAGTLAARARSQQIGLADSGSSTSSNFLETAGEPTPYPPDMPAYSDGGPVSAETEYCPFYAQYLEDLPDGEDGDPAEAVPYDFTEAGMVTPEDLVARAARNGTCPHSVMGAVLGQVEVVVGNYYHAFDPRTTGSFTGALLDDSTFVVCDEAHMLEPRVRDLVSDGVADRTLRDAETELSRVIQPVKFEREGRNAQGGSKTADADLVRAELNDSDVSYEELNRTLEFVQDLRVELDRRVTAHLDRNHRGWESNLTDLEDEEIPLRDPAEPAEDEITEWAREAGYGDVEWVRAESVGAVVARILNEAEDEERTRAAPAVGRVLGEWYRCDHTDYFREIELERTWDDTEPADSWRRAYNARLALHNCVPSDAIGERLGTFGGGVLMSATLEPMAAFTEVTGLEYLEREADRPVVERRYGLHFPEENRESFAVAAPKYTYDNRGRPGEENQTRTHYADAVSQVAGLPGNVLVGMPSYAEAEWIAGELEERVDKPVLLDASSDDETTQSLKSEFFAGEGKVLVTSLRGTLTEGVDYSGDRLSAAVVCGVPIVNTSSPRTKAVRRAYDDAFGDGFEYALTIPAVRKARQAIGRVIRSPEDMGVRVLLDERYARDSWDSVRGYLPDDGEFQSVSPDMLDLGLDRFRSKLES
- a CDS encoding metal-dependent hydrolase, with protein sequence MWPWEHAIVGYLAYSLFCHAYYRESPGGLEAFAVVFASVLPDIIDKPLAWEYGVFETGYALGHSIFFAIPLAIVVGFLARSWGRTRTGVAFGLGYLLHLPADVVDGYVRGGELEWGIVLWPVAPVETPPTHTHEGFLAEFTRLFAGYFDQLLAGDLSTYLWLQVGIAVLTALLWVYDGVPVVRECLLWAKRVLSSVGAAIRGLTNSQRR
- a CDS encoding DUF7127 family protein, with protein sequence MNVPEPLREADGQDSLVRSFEYDDREDLVVVDFGQNVATDDGVSIDVLDSRVIVVAGDRQLEFDLPATANDVTVHNGVLTIEGDAGE
- a CDS encoding 2Fe-2S iron-sulfur cluster-binding protein, translated to MLTIEYDGERIECERGANLRDVLLDAGLSPHNGMADRINCGGHATCGTCAVRVEGEVGEPTPAERRRLSMPPLRGREGLRLSCQTEVLGDLEVTKGEGFWGQRKRADERSETPESAP
- a CDS encoding extracellular solute-binding protein; the protein is MQQRDSSSTQQSTIGRRRFLAATGVSVAGISGLAGCLGDSGDSTPIADVEPMAQSIGSTAVSWDDLGDLEGEITVYSGRTPDQIDPVFQALEDEYDDFTVSTDYDDNDVQVNQILEEETHPADLMYSQDPGALNELYNNDVLQPLPDDVVDAVPGSYQHNDGYWTGVTGRTRSIQYNSDRLDETPFDSWDELPTDIMEYAHDDRFEDIISTRPNSGTFRGFIQAMVELEGEEETREWVQAMADDQNAEIFTGGSDQAEAVNRGGDDDPIVALGNSYYAARILNEDPDAPIRTTYTENDAGCLFSVAGVGVLNDVNDAELVAEFVRHLLAEEGQEFMMDANGEYPVVEGVDYVGPLPDLEEINPPEFDLSDFDMDLQEAGDLIDEEGLGV